The Burkholderia pyrrocinia genome has a segment encoding these proteins:
- a CDS encoding universal stress protein translates to MFRHILVPTDGSELSQKAIDGAIDLARAVGARVTAYACLPQYPYSPFSEVIIEPPADFRARSEREARAHLDEVESAATAAGVVCDTWTSVHPSPYLGIIEAAERGGCDVIFMASHGRRGLGSLLIGSETQRVLTHTKIPVIVYR, encoded by the coding sequence ATGTTCCGGCACATCCTCGTTCCAACCGACGGTTCCGAACTGTCGCAGAAAGCGATCGACGGCGCGATCGACCTGGCTCGCGCGGTCGGCGCGCGCGTGACGGCCTACGCGTGCCTGCCGCAGTATCCGTACTCGCCGTTTTCCGAAGTGATCATCGAGCCGCCCGCCGATTTCCGGGCGCGCAGCGAGCGCGAGGCGCGCGCGCATCTCGACGAGGTCGAATCGGCCGCGACGGCGGCCGGCGTCGTCTGCGACACGTGGACCAGCGTGCATCCGTCGCCGTATCTCGGCATCATCGAGGCGGCCGAACGCGGCGGTTGCGACGTGATCTTCATGGCGTCCCACGGACGTCGCGGGCTCGGCAGCCTGCTGATCGGCAGCGAGACGCAGCGCGTGCTGACCCATACGAAAATTCCGGTGATCGTGTATCGGTAG
- a CDS encoding LysR family transcriptional regulator — MDRFKQIETFAAVAAKGSLSAAAHAEGVAPAIIGRRLDALEERLGVKLLVRTTRKLTLTFEGSAFLEDCQRIINDMQNAEASVSAGGVKASGHLRISAPAGFGRRHVAPLVPEFSVGHPDVSVTLDLSDRMVDLVNEGFDCAVRLGELPDSSLVSLKLGENRRVCVASPAYLARRGMPLTLAELARHNCLALAANANQQRGWAFQEDDKVVSIRVNGTMECSDGAVLHEWCLAGHGLAWRSWWEVGEDIAAGRLVSVLDAFAAPPIGIHAVFPQRRHLPLRVRLFLDYLKHTYERPGYWGE, encoded by the coding sequence ATGGACCGGTTCAAACAGATCGAAACGTTCGCCGCGGTCGCGGCGAAAGGCAGCCTGTCGGCGGCCGCGCACGCGGAAGGCGTCGCGCCGGCGATCATCGGCCGCCGCCTCGACGCGCTCGAGGAGCGGCTCGGCGTCAAGCTGCTGGTGCGCACGACGCGCAAGCTCACGCTGACGTTCGAGGGGTCGGCATTCCTCGAGGATTGCCAGCGGATCATCAACGACATGCAGAATGCGGAGGCGAGCGTGTCCGCCGGCGGCGTCAAGGCGAGCGGCCACCTGCGCATTTCCGCGCCGGCCGGTTTCGGCCGGCGGCACGTCGCGCCGCTCGTGCCCGAATTCAGCGTCGGGCATCCGGACGTGTCGGTCACGCTCGACCTGTCCGACCGGATGGTCGACCTCGTCAACGAGGGGTTCGATTGCGCGGTGCGGCTCGGCGAGCTGCCCGACTCGTCGCTGGTGTCGCTGAAGCTCGGCGAGAATCGCCGCGTGTGCGTCGCGTCTCCCGCGTATCTCGCGCGGCGCGGCATGCCGCTCACGCTCGCGGAGCTGGCGCGGCACAACTGCCTCGCGCTCGCGGCGAACGCGAACCAGCAACGCGGCTGGGCGTTCCAGGAGGACGACAAGGTCGTGTCGATTCGCGTGAACGGCACGATGGAGTGCTCGGACGGCGCGGTGCTGCACGAATGGTGTCTCGCCGGCCACGGTCTGGCATGGCGCTCGTGGTGGGAAGTCGGCGAGGACATCGCGGCCGGCCGGCTCGTCAGCGTGCTCGACGCATTCGCCGCGCCGCCGATCGGCATCCATGCGGTATTTCCCCAGCGCCGGCACCTGCCGTTGCGCGTCCGCCTGTTTCTCGATTACCTGAAGCACACGTACGAGCGGCCCGGTTATTGGGGCGAGTAG
- a CDS encoding haloacid dehalogenase type II, translating to MSATTTLSSPDAILFDAFGTLFDVHAVVAAAEQMFPGHGERLSQLWRRKQIEYSQLRTLADPAGARYRPFRDITLDALRFAARALGLALNSAAEKRLMDEYACLSTYPDTVPALRRLHALEPRPPLAILSNGNPQMLDIAIKSAGMSGLFDRVLSADTVRAYKPSPAVYALGTAAFGPNPRGIVFVSSNAWDVAGAAWFGYTTFWLNRTGAPAEELGAPPDGTGTGMADLLAFLATPAPSGRHANRTRPGPGA from the coding sequence ATGTCGGCCACAACGACACTCTCCTCTCCCGACGCAATCCTCTTCGACGCATTCGGCACGTTGTTTGACGTGCATGCGGTCGTGGCCGCGGCAGAGCAGATGTTCCCCGGTCACGGGGAACGGTTATCGCAGCTGTGGCGACGCAAGCAAATCGAATACTCGCAGCTGCGCACGCTCGCCGATCCGGCCGGCGCCCGCTATCGCCCGTTCCGGGACATCACGCTCGACGCGCTGCGGTTCGCCGCGCGCGCGCTCGGCCTCGCGCTGAACAGCGCGGCCGAGAAGCGGCTGATGGACGAATACGCGTGCCTGTCCACCTATCCCGATACGGTGCCCGCGCTGCGCAGGCTGCATGCGCTCGAGCCGCGCCCGCCGCTCGCGATCCTGTCGAACGGCAACCCGCAGATGCTCGACATCGCGATCAAGAGCGCCGGCATGTCCGGGCTGTTCGATCGCGTGCTGTCGGCCGACACCGTGCGCGCATACAAGCCGAGTCCGGCCGTCTACGCGCTCGGCACCGCCGCGTTCGGGCCGAACCCGCGCGGCATCGTGTTCGTGTCGTCGAACGCCTGGGACGTCGCCGGTGCCGCGTGGTTCGGCTATACGACGTTCTGGCTCAACCGCACGGGTGCGCCCGCCGAGGAACTCGGCGCGCCGCCCGACGGCACGGGCACCGGCATGGCCGACCTGCTCGCATTCCTCGCCACCCCGGCTCCGTCCGGCAGACACGCAAACCGCACGCGCCCCGGCCCGGGTGCATGA
- the aceB gene encoding malate synthase A has protein sequence MSTPITLPQGMTITGEIKPGYEAILTPEALALVAALHRTFEPRRQALLQARVERTQRLDAGERPDFLADTKAIREGDWKVAPLPADLQCRRVEITGPVERKMIINALNSGADSYMTDFEDSNAPSWTNQIDGQINLKDAVRRTISLEQNGKSYQLNDKVATLIVRPRGWHLDEKHVTVDGQRVSGGIFDFALFLFHNAKELIARGSGPYFYLPKMESHLEARLWNDIFVAAQEAVGVPRGTIRATVLIETILAAFEMDEILYELREHSSGLNAGRWDYIFSAIKKFKNDRDFCLADRSKITMTVPFMRAYALLLLKTCHKRNAPAIGGMSALIPIKNDPEANDKAMGGVRSDKQRDATDGYDGGWVAHPGLVPIAMDEFVKVLGDRPNQIAKQRDDVQVEGKNLLDFQPEAPITEAGLRNNINVGIHYLGAWLDGNGCVPIHNLMEDAATAEISRSQVWQWIRSPKGVLDDGRKVTAELVREYAKVELDNVKRSVGGNTQPYERAAAIFEKMSTSEGFTEFLTLPLYEEI, from the coding sequence ATGAGCACCCCGATCACGCTGCCGCAAGGCATGACGATCACCGGCGAAATCAAGCCGGGTTACGAAGCGATCCTGACGCCCGAAGCGCTCGCACTCGTCGCAGCGCTGCACCGCACGTTCGAACCGCGCCGCCAGGCGCTGCTGCAGGCGCGCGTCGAGCGCACGCAACGCCTCGACGCGGGCGAGCGCCCGGACTTCCTGGCCGATACCAAGGCGATCCGCGAAGGCGACTGGAAGGTCGCGCCGCTGCCGGCCGACCTGCAATGCCGCCGCGTCGAGATCACGGGCCCCGTCGAGCGCAAGATGATCATCAACGCGCTGAACTCGGGCGCCGATTCGTACATGACGGACTTCGAGGATTCGAATGCGCCGAGCTGGACGAACCAGATCGACGGCCAGATCAACCTGAAGGACGCGGTGCGCCGCACGATCTCGCTCGAGCAGAACGGCAAGTCGTACCAGCTCAACGACAAGGTCGCGACGCTGATCGTGCGTCCGCGCGGCTGGCATCTCGACGAGAAGCACGTGACGGTCGACGGCCAGCGCGTGTCCGGCGGCATCTTCGATTTCGCGCTGTTCCTGTTCCACAACGCGAAGGAACTGATCGCACGCGGCTCGGGCCCGTACTTCTACCTGCCGAAGATGGAGAGCCATCTCGAGGCGCGCCTGTGGAACGACATCTTCGTCGCCGCGCAGGAAGCGGTCGGCGTGCCGCGCGGCACGATCCGCGCGACGGTGCTGATCGAGACGATCCTCGCCGCGTTCGAGATGGATGAAATCCTGTATGAACTGCGCGAGCACAGCTCGGGCCTGAACGCCGGCCGCTGGGACTACATCTTCTCGGCGATCAAGAAGTTCAAGAACGACCGCGATTTCTGCCTCGCCGACCGTTCGAAGATCACGATGACGGTGCCGTTCATGCGCGCGTACGCGCTGCTGCTGCTGAAGACCTGCCACAAGCGCAACGCGCCGGCGATCGGCGGGATGAGCGCGCTGATCCCGATCAAGAACGATCCGGAAGCGAACGACAAGGCCATGGGCGGCGTGCGCTCGGACAAGCAGCGCGACGCGACCGACGGCTACGACGGCGGCTGGGTTGCGCACCCGGGCCTCGTGCCGATCGCGATGGACGAGTTCGTCAAGGTGCTCGGCGACCGGCCGAACCAGATCGCGAAGCAGCGCGACGACGTGCAGGTCGAAGGCAAGAACCTGCTCGACTTCCAGCCTGAAGCGCCGATCACCGAAGCCGGCCTGCGCAACAACATCAACGTCGGCATTCACTACCTTGGCGCGTGGCTCGACGGCAACGGCTGCGTGCCGATTCACAACCTGATGGAAGACGCGGCGACCGCCGAGATTTCCCGTTCGCAGGTGTGGCAGTGGATCCGCTCGCCGAAGGGTGTGCTCGACGACGGCCGCAAGGTCACGGCCGAACTCGTGCGCGAGTACGCGAAGGTCGAGCTCGACAACGTGAAGCGGTCGGTCGGCGGCAACACGCAGCCGTACGAGCGCGCCGCGGCGATCTTCGAGAAGATGTCGACGTCGGAAGGTTTCACCGAATTCCTGACGCTGCCGCTGTACGAGGAAATCTGA
- a CDS encoding gamma-glutamylcyclotransferase family protein, producing the protein MRHVFVYGTLRAGQTNDISHAAARHGIAAPTLLGAVALPGELYDFGTYPGMIVGAAGKSLVWGDVYEVDERLVPVLDEIERVYPGVDTLFQPEEVTVELGGRQYACLYYPVAAHAADGRPRIASGDWVQHRRERATA; encoded by the coding sequence ATGCGCCACGTATTCGTCTACGGCACCCTGAGAGCCGGACAGACCAACGACATCAGCCATGCGGCCGCACGGCACGGAATCGCCGCGCCGACGCTGCTTGGTGCGGTCGCGCTGCCGGGCGAACTGTACGATTTCGGCACGTATCCGGGGATGATCGTCGGGGCGGCCGGCAAGTCGCTGGTCTGGGGCGACGTCTACGAGGTCGACGAGCGGCTCGTTCCCGTGCTCGACGAGATCGAGCGCGTCTATCCGGGCGTCGACACGCTGTTCCAGCCGGAAGAGGTGACCGTCGAGCTCGGCGGACGCCAGTACGCATGCCTGTATTATCCGGTCGCCGCCCATGCGGCAGACGGGCGTCCGCGCATCGCGTCGGGCGACTGGGTCCAGCACCGTCGCGAGCGGGCAACTGCCTGA
- a CDS encoding AraC family transcriptional regulator — protein sequence MNPPVQADASNPYDVIDIPPEFAPTAVHPMRVRARQVDAGHRIPLHTHAWAQLAYASRGVLRVATTGTTWMVPPSRAIWVPPRVTHEVVIVEEAYLRTLYIDESIVPDGLDACRVVEVTGLLRELIVALDARDLSAVREHLLCGLVLDELSHAEPLPLAVPMPDEKRLRMLCESVLAQPAHAESLEHWASEVGASTRTISRLFKQELGVSFSQWRQQALLARAIPLLNQGRPLSHIARELGYQSQSAFSAMFRRAFGESPRAFMLRGYEHRGAEGRIVDDEMPDDDAIDANR from the coding sequence ATGAATCCGCCCGTCCAAGCCGACGCATCGAACCCGTACGACGTCATCGACATCCCGCCCGAATTCGCGCCGACCGCCGTCCACCCGATGCGCGTACGTGCGCGGCAGGTCGACGCCGGCCACCGCATCCCGCTGCACACGCATGCGTGGGCGCAGCTCGCGTACGCGTCGCGCGGCGTGCTGCGCGTCGCGACGACCGGCACGACGTGGATGGTGCCGCCGTCCCGCGCGATCTGGGTGCCACCGCGCGTGACCCACGAGGTCGTGATCGTCGAGGAAGCGTATTTGCGCACGCTGTATATCGACGAGTCGATCGTGCCGGACGGGCTCGACGCATGCCGCGTGGTCGAAGTGACGGGATTGCTGCGCGAGCTGATCGTCGCACTCGATGCGCGCGACCTGAGCGCCGTGCGCGAGCACCTGCTGTGCGGACTCGTGCTCGACGAACTGAGCCACGCCGAGCCGTTGCCGCTCGCGGTGCCGATGCCCGACGAGAAACGGCTGCGCATGCTGTGCGAATCGGTACTCGCGCAACCGGCGCATGCGGAATCGCTCGAACACTGGGCGAGCGAGGTCGGCGCGAGCACGCGCACGATTTCGCGGCTCTTCAAGCAGGAACTGGGCGTGAGCTTTTCGCAGTGGCGCCAGCAGGCGCTGCTGGCGCGGGCCATCCCGCTGCTGAACCAGGGGCGCCCGCTGTCGCATATCGCGCGCGAACTCGGCTACCAGAGCCAGAGCGCGTTCTCGGCGATGTTCCGCCGCGCATTCGGCGAAAGCCCGCGCGCGTTCATGCTGCGCGGCTACGAGCATCGCGGCGCGGAAGGTCGCATTGTGGACGACGAAATGCCGGACGACGACGCGATCGACGCTAACCGCTAA
- a CDS encoding GNAT family N-acetyltransferase yields the protein MLDPTDLRLLYQLRPAEPGDFPFAEALTHGNMGSYYKRHGLVWRSDLFYASWRESENFILEADGERIGVLRVTEEGDSLHIRDVQIAAGHRGQGAGTYMLDMSHRWARARGLHELQLRVFVDNPAARLYLRMGYRIAGSRLAQLGSIRHMVRPV from the coding sequence ATGCTCGATCCGACCGACCTGCGACTCCTGTATCAGCTCCGGCCCGCGGAGCCCGGCGATTTCCCGTTTGCCGAAGCGCTGACGCACGGCAACATGGGCAGCTACTACAAGCGCCATGGGCTCGTATGGCGCAGTGACCTGTTCTATGCGAGCTGGCGCGAATCCGAAAACTTCATCCTCGAAGCCGACGGCGAGCGCATCGGCGTGCTGCGCGTGACCGAGGAGGGCGACTCGCTGCATATCCGCGACGTCCAGATCGCGGCCGGCCATCGCGGGCAGGGCGCCGGTACCTACATGCTCGACATGTCGCACCGCTGGGCGCGCGCGCGCGGGCTGCACGAACTGCAGTTGCGTGTGTTCGTCGACAATCCGGCCGCGCGTCTCTACCTGCGCATGGGCTACCGGATAGCCGGGTCGCGGCTCGCGCAACTCGGCTCGATCCGCCACATGGTGCGGCCGGTCTGA
- the gltX gene encoding glutamate--tRNA ligase encodes MTRPVRTRFAPSPTGFIHLGNIRSALYPWAFARKMKGTFVLRIEDTDVERSSQEAVDAILEGMQWLGLDFDEGPIYQMQRMDRYREVLAQMLEKGLAYPCYMSAEELDALRERQREAGLKPRYDGTWRPEPGKVLPEPPAGVKPVLRFRNPLTGTVVWDDAVKGRVEISNEELDDLVIARPDGTPIYNFCVVVDDMDMSITHVIRGDDHVNNTPRQINILNALGGEAPVYAHLPTVLNEQGEKMSKRHGAMSVMAYRDAGFLPEAVVNYLARLGWSHGDAEIFSREQFVEWFDLEHLGKSPAQYDHSKLSWLNAHYIKEADNARLAALAKPFLDALGIDDAAIATGPALDAVVGLMKDRATTVKEIAEGAAMFYRVPAPEADALAQHVTEAVRPALADLVVALKAADWTKEAVSAALKATLGTHKLKMPQLAMPVRLLVAGTTHTPSIDAVLVLFGRDVVVSRIEAALA; translated from the coding sequence ATGACCCGTCCTGTCCGTACCCGCTTCGCGCCGAGTCCCACCGGCTTCATCCACCTCGGCAACATCCGCTCCGCACTCTATCCGTGGGCGTTCGCCCGCAAGATGAAGGGCACGTTCGTGCTGCGCATCGAGGATACCGACGTCGAGCGCTCGTCGCAGGAAGCGGTCGATGCGATCCTCGAAGGGATGCAGTGGCTCGGCCTGGATTTCGATGAAGGCCCGATCTACCAGATGCAGCGGATGGACCGCTATCGCGAGGTGCTCGCGCAGATGCTCGAGAAGGGCCTCGCGTACCCGTGCTACATGTCGGCCGAGGAACTCGACGCGCTGCGCGAACGCCAGCGCGAGGCCGGCCTGAAGCCGCGCTACGACGGCACGTGGCGTCCGGAGCCCGGCAAGGTGCTGCCCGAGCCGCCGGCTGGCGTGAAGCCCGTGCTGCGCTTCCGCAATCCGCTGACCGGCACGGTCGTGTGGGACGACGCGGTGAAGGGGCGCGTCGAGATCTCGAACGAGGAACTCGACGACCTCGTGATCGCGCGCCCGGACGGTACGCCGATCTACAACTTCTGCGTGGTGGTGGACGACATGGACATGAGCATCACGCACGTGATCCGCGGCGACGACCACGTGAACAACACGCCGCGCCAGATCAACATCCTGAATGCGCTCGGCGGCGAAGCGCCCGTCTATGCGCACCTGCCGACCGTGCTGAACGAGCAGGGCGAGAAGATGAGCAAGCGGCATGGCGCGATGAGCGTGATGGCGTATCGCGACGCGGGCTTCCTGCCTGAAGCCGTCGTCAACTATCTCGCGCGCCTCGGCTGGTCGCACGGCGACGCGGAGATCTTCTCGCGCGAGCAGTTCGTCGAATGGTTCGATCTCGAGCATCTCGGCAAGTCGCCCGCGCAGTACGACCACAGCAAGCTGAGCTGGCTGAACGCGCATTACATCAAGGAAGCCGACAATGCGCGCCTCGCCGCGCTCGCGAAGCCGTTCCTCGACGCGCTCGGCATCGACGACGCGGCGATCGCGACGGGCCCGGCGCTCGACGCCGTGGTCGGCCTGATGAAGGATCGCGCGACGACGGTCAAGGAGATCGCGGAAGGCGCCGCGATGTTCTACCGCGTGCCGGCACCGGAAGCCGACGCGCTCGCGCAGCACGTGACCGAAGCGGTGCGGCCGGCGCTGGCCGATCTCGTCGTTGCGCTGAAGGCAGCCGACTGGACGAAGGAAGCGGTGTCCGCTGCGCTGAAGGCGACGCTCGGCACGCACAAGCTGAAGATGCCGCAACTCGCGATGCCGGTGCGCCTGCTGGTGGCGGGCACCACGCATACGCCGTCGATCGATGCGGTGCTCGTGCTGTTCGGTCGCGACGTCGTGGTGTCGCGCATCGAGGCCGCGCTGGCCTGA
- a CDS encoding patatin-like phospholipase family protein gives MSSPRLSRRHFTIACASASLAACTSFGGKSRPDNASNPAQPNEKPVKIGIALGGGAARGFSHIGVLKALEARGIPIEIVAGTSAGSVVGALYASGMSALQINKIALDMDQAAISDWALPFRSRGLLQGVALQNFLNKTLNNRPIEKMAKPLGIVATDLQSGQPILFQQGNTGLAVRASCSVPSVFEPVKIGNREYVDGGLVSPVPASYARKMGASFVIAVDISARPDGAATNNPIEMLLQTFTIMGQTIKTYELDKYADVVIRPNLAAMGGSDFNQRNAAILAGEEAVARIMPELQRKLAAARGTAAA, from the coding sequence ATGTCGTCCCCTCGCCTGTCGCGCCGCCATTTCACGATCGCGTGCGCGTCCGCCAGCCTCGCCGCCTGTACGTCGTTCGGCGGCAAGTCCCGTCCCGACAACGCATCCAACCCCGCGCAGCCGAACGAGAAGCCCGTGAAGATCGGCATCGCGCTCGGCGGCGGCGCCGCGCGCGGCTTCTCGCACATTGGCGTGCTGAAGGCGCTCGAGGCGCGCGGCATCCCGATCGAGATCGTCGCGGGCACCAGCGCGGGCTCGGTGGTCGGCGCACTCTATGCGTCGGGCATGAGCGCGCTGCAGATCAACAAGATCGCGCTCGACATGGACCAGGCGGCGATCAGCGACTGGGCGCTGCCGTTCCGCTCGCGCGGCCTCTTGCAGGGCGTCGCGCTGCAGAACTTCCTGAACAAGACGCTCAACAACCGGCCGATCGAGAAGATGGCGAAGCCGCTCGGCATCGTCGCGACGGATCTGCAGAGCGGCCAGCCGATCCTGTTCCAGCAAGGCAACACGGGGCTCGCGGTGCGCGCGTCGTGCAGCGTGCCGTCGGTGTTCGAACCGGTGAAGATCGGCAATCGCGAATACGTCGACGGCGGCCTCGTGAGCCCGGTGCCCGCGTCGTACGCGCGCAAGATGGGCGCGAGCTTCGTGATCGCGGTCGACATCTCGGCCCGGCCGGACGGCGCGGCGACCAACAACCCGATCGAGATGCTGCTGCAGACCTTCACGATCATGGGCCAGACGATCAAGACCTACGAACTCGACAAATACGCGGACGTCGTGATTCGCCCGAACCTCGCGGCCATGGGCGGCAGCGACTTCAACCAGCGCAACGCGGCGATCCTCGCGGGAGAGGAAGCGGTCGCGCGCATCATGCCGGAACTGCAGCGCAAGC